From Thunnus maccoyii chromosome 21, fThuMac1.1, whole genome shotgun sequence, the proteins below share one genomic window:
- the mbtps2 gene encoding membrane-bound transcription factor site-2 protease: MIPVPLLVCVVAAWCAVYLADTLLRSSSTHRISYESWLASRGLMLSPFHVRWQTTMFNRLFAYCARINPRALYLWFSSGLVFGIVAMLGSVVLLIKTLQQTLAQMTTDNPRMGGQQTLQVVVPGVNLPTSQLAYFFIALLLSGVIHELGHAVAALREQVRVNGFGMFVFVVYPGAFVDLFTTHLNLISPTQQLRIFCAGVWHNFVLCVAALAVLFLLPLFLFPMYSTGAGALVTEVVQGSAADGPRGLSVGDIVTGLEDCPVKGVEDWSSCLSHLSHTPQTGYCVPVASLQPSWAHGRAFKRLDGTMDCCSNNSLTDLCFSYIKPQSRNNREREYACMPVRKMVTGTRVCRTDSECAAHSHAASVCVTPSLENQTRFIRVTHLPNTQMLFVGYPPHLQYAVSLTNFVPRFGFLHLDLPVFLETFCKYVVSLSGALAVVNSVPCFALDGQWMLNALLEATLVTVVTDRQKRELIGFFLLLAGSALLAANVALGLWMVTAR; encoded by the exons ATGATCCCTGTGCctctgctggtgtgtgtggtgGCAGCCTGGTGTGCAGTGTATCTCGCCGACACACTGCTGAGG TCGTCATCGACACACCGGATCAGCTACGAGTCATGGCTGGCGAGTCGAGGGCTGATGCTGTCCCCTTTCCACGTGAGATGGCAGACCACCATGTTCAACCGGCTGTTCGCGTACTGCGCACGCATCAACCCCCGAGCCCTCTACCTGTG GTTCAGCAGCGGTCTGGTGTTCGGTATAGTTGCCATGCTGGGGTCAGTGGTGCTGCTGATAAAGACGCTGCAGCAGACGCTGGCTCAGATGACCACAGACAACCCTCGCATGGGAGGTCAGCAGACCCTGCAGGTGGTG GTCCCAGGTGTCAATCTGCCAACCAGTCAGCTGGCCTACTTCTTCATCGCCCTGCTGCTCAGCGGAGTTATACATGAGCTGGGCCACGCGGTGGCAGCATtgag GGAGCAGGTGCGTGTGAATGGCTTCGGGATGTTTGTGTTCGTGGTGTATCCCGGTGCGTTCGTGGACCTCTTCACCACACATCTCAACCTTATATCACCCACTCAGCAGCTGCGCATCTTCTGTGCCG gagtGTGGCACAACTTCGTTCTGTGTGTGGCAGCGTTAGCCGTCCTCTTCCTGTTGCCTCTCTTTCTGTTCCCCATGTACTCCACCGGTGCCGGGGCGCTGGTCACTGAAGTTGTGCAG GGCTCTGCGGCTGACGGTCCCAGGGGCCTATCAGTCGGGGACATAGTGACGGGGCTGGAGGACTGTCCGGTCAAAGGAGTGGAGGACTGGAGCAGTTGCCTGTCTCACCTCTCCCACACCCCGCAGACCGGATACTGTGTCCCCGTCGCCAGCCTGCAGCCCAGCTGGGCTCACGGACGAG ctTTCAAGCGATTGGATGGAACGATGGACtgctgcagcaacaacagcCTGACAGACCTCTGCTTCTCTTACATCAAACCACAGAGCAggaacaacagagagagagag TACGCCTGTATGCCGGTGCGTAAGATGGTGACGGGGACGCGAGTGTGCCGTACCGACAGCGAGTGCGCCGCACACTCCCACGCCGCCAGCGTTTGCGTCACCCCCTCTCTGGAGAACCAGACTCGCTTCATCCGTGTCACACACCTCCCCAACACACAAATGCTGTTTGTGGGGTATCCGCCGCACCTTCAGTACGCAG TGAGTCTGACAAACTTCGTCCCCCGCTTCGGTTTCCTCCACCTGGATCTGCCCGTCTTCTTGGAGACCTTCTGCAA ATACGTGGTTTCCCTCTCCGGCGCTCTAGCCGTAGTCAACTCCGTACCGTGCTTCGCCCTCGACGGTCAGTGGATGCTCAACGCCTTGCTGGAGGCCACGCTGGTTACTGTGGTAACGGACCGTCAAAAGCGGGAGCTGATTGGTTTCTTCCTGCTGCTGGCGGGCAGCGCCCTGCTGGCAGCCAACGTGGCACTGGGCCTGTGGATGGTCACGGCACGGTAG